One region of Sulfuriroseicoccus oceanibius genomic DNA includes:
- a CDS encoding zf-TFIIB domain-containing protein, whose product MKCSSCGGRLEAGGMTFCPYCGVRQQIDLREINFRDLGTNDEMPCPHCETALDVIEFETSEPVTIERCTTCFGMFFNPGELEYLLEQKTNPFVWLDFKGLEQIAQDFGEKREIVYRKCPICAERMHHINFGGRSGVLLDQCGAHGVWVEGGELRRLMEWWRAGGKHMHQAHEAARARQMYGDLDENQRKTMRQAESEMPRDWSGSGNSTAGAGGFTAFDGFDVADVLIGAVKGIFKAVIR is encoded by the coding sequence ATGAAATGTTCGAGTTGTGGTGGCCGGCTGGAAGCAGGTGGGATGACGTTTTGTCCCTACTGCGGAGTACGTCAGCAGATTGACTTGCGTGAGATCAACTTTCGCGATCTGGGCACCAATGATGAGATGCCGTGTCCGCACTGTGAGACTGCGTTGGATGTGATCGAGTTCGAGACATCGGAACCGGTGACCATTGAGCGCTGCACCACCTGCTTTGGAATGTTCTTCAACCCAGGCGAGTTGGAGTACCTGCTCGAACAGAAGACAAACCCATTTGTTTGGCTCGACTTCAAGGGGTTGGAGCAAATCGCTCAGGACTTCGGAGAAAAGCGCGAGATCGTGTACCGCAAGTGTCCGATTTGTGCCGAGCGGATGCATCACATCAATTTCGGCGGGCGCAGTGGTGTGTTGTTGGACCAGTGCGGGGCCCACGGTGTGTGGGTTGAAGGTGGTGAGCTCCGACGGTTGATGGAGTGGTGGCGTGCCGGAGGTAAGCACATGCATCAGGCGCACGAGGCCGCCCGCGCGCGGCAGATGTACGGTGATCTCGACGAGAACCAACGGAAAACGATGCGTCAGGCGGAGAGCGAGATGCCGCGTGACTGGTCGGGGAGCGGGAATTCCACCGCTGGCGCAGGTGGGTTCACCGCCTTTGATGGCTTCGATGTGGCAGACGTCTTGATTGGTGCCGTGAAGGGGATCTTCAAGGCGGTGATCCGCTAG
- a CDS encoding homocysteine S-methyltransferase family protein produces the protein MRPFLNQSSVVLAEGAIAERLRNHHGITLHPSLFNTPLIYDEEKAELMASVYHEYTAVADAFDLPILLSAPTWRLDAQRVAAAGVPSSINRDAVHFIREVQQAAARPEMIRCGALLGPANDCYTPELALSADDAERFHTPQAEDLATALPDFLLAQTLPAVTEALGLGRAMKSTGIPFILSFCIGRDGRILDGTPLDAAIHHLDRALDSTPLGYMINCSYPTFLHAEELIPSAVERLIGCDANASSKDLSELESADHSEQDKLEHWADAMVRLNQQHGIKILGGCCGTTPAHLRAICDRL, from the coding sequence ATGCGCCCGTTTCTCAACCAATCATCCGTCGTCCTCGCCGAAGGCGCCATCGCCGAACGCCTGCGCAACCACCACGGCATCACCCTGCACCCATCGCTTTTCAACACACCGCTGATCTACGATGAGGAAAAGGCAGAGCTCATGGCATCCGTGTATCACGAGTACACAGCTGTCGCCGATGCCTTCGACTTGCCCATCCTCCTCTCGGCTCCGACGTGGCGACTCGACGCACAGCGGGTTGCCGCTGCCGGAGTCCCATCGTCGATCAACCGCGATGCAGTTCATTTCATACGGGAAGTCCAGCAGGCCGCGGCCCGCCCCGAAATGATCCGCTGCGGTGCCCTGCTCGGCCCAGCCAACGATTGCTACACACCCGAACTTGCCCTCAGCGCGGACGATGCCGAGCGATTCCACACACCACAAGCGGAAGACCTGGCCACAGCATTGCCCGATTTCCTTCTCGCCCAAACACTGCCCGCCGTCACCGAAGCCTTGGGACTGGGGCGCGCGATGAAAAGCACAGGCATCCCCTTCATCCTCAGCTTCTGCATCGGGCGCGACGGAAGAATCCTCGACGGCACGCCGCTGGACGCCGCCATCCACCATCTCGACCGGGCACTGGACAGCACCCCGCTCGGCTACATGATCAATTGCTCGTACCCTACGTTCCTGCACGCGGAGGAGCTCATCCCATCCGCCGTCGAGCGCCTCATCGGCTGCGACGCCAACGCCTCGTCCAAAGACCTGAGCGAACTCGAATCCGCGGACCACTCGGAACAAGACAAACTTGAACATTGGGCCGACGCCATGGTCCGACTCAACCAACAACACGGCATCAAAATCCTCGGCGGCTGCTGCGGGACCACACCAGCCCATCTGCGCGCCATCTGCGACCGACTTTGA
- the serS gene encoding serine--tRNA ligase, whose protein sequence is MLDIRLLRENPDDIKTRVRNRGGDAWQLVDSVLECDVERRRLETDLQALQQERNTLSKEIGRIKREGGDADAIQDQVRGINDKMKAIGEEKDAADQRQRDLLLQIPNVPHTDCPVGADEESNPEVRVWGEKPSYDFEPLDHVELTAKHDMLDFDNAAKIAGSGYVIFKGDGARLERALIQFLLDVQTREHGYTEVSPPFLINRDCMFGTGQLPKFEDDMYGVEENSVFLAPTAEVPVTNIERENLLAHDVLPKAYTAYTPCFRREAGSAGRDNKGLIRMHQFDKVEIVRIERPERSEEALEELTGHAEAILQKLGLHYRLIELCTGDIGFSATKTYDIEVWAPGHGKYLEVSSCSNFGDYQARRMNLRFKDENKKNRFCHTLNGSGTALPRLYVALVETYQQADGTIRIPEALVPYFGAEQIG, encoded by the coding sequence ATGCTCGATATCCGGCTTCTCCGCGAAAACCCAGATGACATCAAAACCCGCGTCCGCAACCGCGGAGGCGATGCCTGGCAACTAGTCGACTCCGTGCTCGAATGCGACGTCGAGCGCCGTCGGCTCGAAACCGACCTGCAGGCCCTGCAGCAGGAACGCAACACACTCTCGAAAGAGATCGGACGCATCAAACGCGAAGGCGGCGACGCCGATGCCATCCAGGACCAGGTCCGCGGCATCAACGACAAGATGAAGGCCATCGGCGAAGAAAAAGACGCCGCCGACCAGCGCCAGCGCGATCTCTTGCTCCAGATCCCGAACGTCCCACACACCGACTGCCCGGTCGGCGCTGATGAGGAGTCCAACCCGGAAGTGCGCGTCTGGGGCGAAAAGCCAAGCTACGATTTCGAGCCTCTCGATCACGTCGAGCTCACCGCCAAGCACGACATGCTCGACTTCGACAACGCCGCCAAGATCGCTGGCAGCGGCTATGTCATTTTCAAAGGCGACGGCGCCCGTCTCGAGCGCGCGCTCATTCAGTTCCTGCTCGACGTCCAGACCCGCGAGCATGGCTACACCGAAGTTTCACCGCCATTCCTCATCAACCGCGACTGCATGTTCGGAACCGGCCAGCTGCCGAAGTTCGAAGATGACATGTACGGCGTAGAAGAGAACTCGGTCTTCCTCGCCCCGACCGCAGAGGTGCCAGTGACCAACATCGAGCGCGAAAACCTACTCGCGCACGACGTCCTGCCAAAGGCCTACACCGCTTACACTCCGTGCTTCCGCCGCGAAGCAGGCAGCGCGGGCCGCGACAACAAAGGCCTCATCCGTATGCACCAGTTCGACAAGGTCGAGATCGTCCGCATCGAACGCCCGGAGCGCAGCGAGGAAGCACTGGAAGAACTGACCGGCCACGCAGAGGCCATCCTGCAAAAGCTCGGCCTCCACTACCGCCTGATCGAACTCTGCACCGGCGACATCGGATTCTCCGCCACCAAAACATACGACATCGAAGTCTGGGCACCAGGCCACGGCAAGTACCTCGAAGTCTCCAGCTGCTCGAACTTCGGCGACTACCAGGCCCGCCGCATGAATCTGCGCTTCAAGGACGAAAATAAGAAGAACCGCTTCTGCCACACCCTCAACGGCTCAGGCACCGCGCTTCCTCGTCTGTACGTCGCACTCGTCGAAACCTACCAGCAGGCCGACGGCACCATCCGCATCCCGGAGGCTCTCGTCCCATACTTCGGCGCCGAACAAATCGGCTAA
- a CDS encoding L,D-transpeptidase family protein, translated as MILRTLLILLILPAWSDARSPVPDNCRQLVVAIAPNSSSSHARLAVAERPRGGGPWQWVSSPSPVRLGHAGLAWGLGLHPIPRGAHLKKEGDGKAPCGAFAIGPAYGTLAPASVKRRPNMRYTRIGEGDLWVEDSSSPHYNRHLKLPNDRPAQSDWEKKQQMKLNDNAHKLKVFIAHNAPPKVVPNAGSAIFFHIWRNGGKRATSGCTVMPEARLRQLIQWLDPKARPVYVLLTAEDYRRLQKQWNLPDPF; from the coding sequence ATGATTCTGCGAACCCTCCTCATTCTTCTCATTCTCCCCGCCTGGTCCGACGCGCGCTCACCGGTTCCAGACAACTGCCGCCAACTCGTGGTGGCCATTGCCCCAAACTCCAGCTCCAGCCACGCACGGCTCGCAGTCGCCGAACGGCCGCGCGGCGGTGGACCGTGGCAATGGGTGAGTTCCCCCTCACCCGTCCGGCTCGGCCACGCAGGCCTCGCTTGGGGCCTGGGCTTGCACCCCATTCCCAGGGGCGCACATCTGAAAAAAGAAGGCGACGGCAAAGCGCCATGCGGTGCATTCGCCATCGGCCCTGCTTACGGCACGCTCGCGCCTGCCTCCGTCAAGCGCCGCCCGAACATGCGCTACACCCGGATTGGCGAGGGCGACTTGTGGGTGGAAGACTCGTCATCCCCTCATTACAACCGCCACCTCAAGCTTCCCAACGACCGCCCCGCTCAGAGCGACTGGGAGAAAAAGCAGCAAATGAAGCTCAACGACAATGCCCACAAGCTCAAAGTCTTCATTGCTCACAACGCTCCGCCCAAAGTCGTCCCCAATGCCGGCAGTGCGATCTTCTTCCACATCTGGCGCAATGGCGGCAAACGCGCCACCAGTGGCTGCACGGTGATGCCGGAAGCCAGACTACGCCAACTCATCCAGTGGCTCGACCCGAAGGCCCGACCCGTCTACGTGCTGCTCACTGCAGAGGATTACCGCAGGCTGCAGAAGCAATGGAATCTTCCAGACCCGTTCTAG
- a CDS encoding Na/Pi cotransporter family protein: MLSRTPAPRIIRPIALGLVALAILGSLLLPTHAADPLSNEASGSELNLTMMLIQLLGGLALFLFGMEMMGDGLKAAAGSKMKDILARFTTNRVKAAITGSVVTALIQSSSITTVLVVGFVSAGLMSLTQSVGVIMGANVGTTITAQIVAFKVEEAALAMVAVGFAMIFIGKRDRIHQIGRIIMGLGLVFVGMDVMSDGMAPLRTYEPFIELMAQMQQPALGIVIGALFTALVQSSSATTGIVIALASQGILPLSAGIALIFGANIGTCVTAMLATLGKGREAKQVAFVHVVFNVIGVLIWLRFIPDLASFVESFSPPPEQEGLSQHELFAASVPRQVANAHAVFNICNTLLLLPFAGLIARLTQRVLPRKEGELLTIKYLDKHALDVPSLALHSARLEVARLGDRALRMLDGIPALIVKRDQSVFACIARQQEQVQTLDREIANYMAHIQCGDLSQEEAAEYQSIMLANSSLVAICNIIADDTVEIARRSIYDKLRTSQTITELAEHLIPAVRDALSNAVLCVRSKDPADAELVLAANHHVKHIANECFRSHGHRFESPADLPLFRLKTNLVDALRRIYSHSKKIAYTVIPAPEPKDASSPSIAKR; the protein is encoded by the coding sequence ATGCTCAGCCGGACTCCAGCCCCCCGCATCATCCGTCCGATCGCACTCGGGCTCGTGGCGCTGGCAATCCTCGGCAGTCTGCTGCTTCCGACGCATGCCGCGGATCCCCTTTCGAACGAAGCCTCTGGATCCGAGCTCAACCTGACCATGATGCTGATCCAGTTGCTCGGTGGGTTGGCCCTCTTTCTCTTTGGCATGGAGATGATGGGCGATGGCTTGAAGGCGGCCGCCGGCTCGAAGATGAAGGACATTCTGGCACGCTTCACCACGAACCGGGTCAAAGCCGCCATCACCGGAAGCGTGGTCACCGCGCTGATCCAGTCGTCCTCCATCACCACCGTACTGGTGGTGGGCTTTGTCTCCGCCGGGCTGATGAGCCTCACTCAGTCGGTCGGGGTGATCATGGGGGCCAATGTGGGCACCACCATCACGGCACAGATTGTCGCGTTCAAAGTGGAAGAAGCGGCGCTGGCCATGGTCGCGGTTGGCTTTGCCATGATCTTCATCGGCAAGCGCGACCGCATCCATCAGATCGGCCGCATCATCATGGGACTGGGACTTGTCTTCGTAGGGATGGACGTCATGAGCGACGGCATGGCGCCGCTACGCACCTACGAGCCGTTCATCGAACTCATGGCACAGATGCAACAACCAGCACTAGGCATCGTCATCGGCGCCCTTTTCACGGCGCTCGTCCAATCGTCTTCAGCCACCACGGGCATCGTGATCGCGCTCGCCAGCCAGGGAATCCTGCCGCTCAGCGCTGGCATCGCGTTGATCTTCGGCGCGAACATCGGCACCTGTGTCACCGCAATGCTGGCCACTCTGGGCAAGGGGCGCGAAGCCAAGCAGGTCGCATTTGTCCACGTCGTCTTTAACGTGATCGGCGTGCTCATCTGGCTCCGCTTCATCCCTGATTTGGCCTCATTCGTCGAGTCTTTCTCTCCTCCACCCGAACAGGAGGGGCTCAGCCAGCACGAGTTGTTTGCCGCCAGCGTTCCTCGCCAAGTGGCCAATGCCCACGCTGTTTTCAATATCTGCAACACACTCCTACTTCTCCCATTTGCCGGCCTTATCGCCCGCCTCACCCAACGTGTTCTACCACGCAAAGAAGGAGAACTCCTCACTATCAAGTATCTCGACAAGCACGCCCTCGACGTACCGTCCCTCGCACTTCACAGCGCACGTCTTGAGGTGGCCCGGCTCGGCGACCGCGCCCTGCGCATGCTCGACGGCATCCCCGCGCTGATCGTCAAACGCGACCAATCCGTCTTTGCCTGCATCGCCCGCCAACAAGAACAAGTTCAGACTCTGGACCGCGAGATCGCCAACTACATGGCTCACATCCAGTGCGGCGACCTCAGCCAGGAAGAGGCAGCCGAGTACCAATCCATCATGCTCGCCAACAGCTCGTTGGTCGCTATTTGCAACATCATCGCTGACGACACCGTCGAGATCGCCCGCCGTTCGATCTACGACAAATTGCGCACTAGCCAAACCATAACGGAACTCGCGGAGCATCTGATCCCCGCCGTCCGTGACGCCCTCTCCAATGCCGTGCTCTGCGTGCGCTCAAAGGACCCGGCCGATGCTGAACTCGTTCTCGCCGCCAACCATCACGTTAAGCACATCGCCAACGAATGCTTCCGCAGCCACGGTCACCGCTTCGAGTCCCCAGCGGACCTCCCTCTTTTCCGACTCAAGACCAATCTGGTCGACGCCCTGCGCCGCATCTATTCTCACTCGAAAAAGATCGCGTACACGGTGATTCCCGCGCCGGAGCCAAAGGACGCCAGCTCACCCTCCATCGCGAAGCGATGA
- a CDS encoding metal ABC transporter permease: MMNEFIDWLAEPLQHQFNLRALVAALLIGFTNGYASAFVVLRRDALKVGSLSHALLPGIAVAILITGLSDWSAFLGALIAALIVGLGSLAVSRGSRIDHDSALAILYTAAFSGGIVILRRIGVQSELSEWLFGSIMHMSNGDLWVSFIIALVALTVMTALQRPLVMMLFEPNVAASLGVPVRALNYLLMGLLILILISSLQAVGCILALGLLVTPAAIMFLFTNATSKLFWGGGVIGAVVSVSAIFIGWWADIEQGPTIVLLLGAAFAVAFVVSPRYGVLKKSA, translated from the coding sequence ATGATGAATGAGTTTATCGATTGGCTTGCCGAGCCGTTACAGCATCAGTTCAACTTGCGGGCGCTTGTGGCCGCGTTGCTGATCGGGTTCACAAACGGTTACGCGAGTGCTTTTGTGGTGCTGCGACGGGATGCGCTGAAAGTGGGGTCACTGTCCCATGCGTTGCTGCCGGGGATTGCAGTGGCGATTCTGATCACGGGCTTGAGTGACTGGAGTGCGTTCCTTGGGGCGTTGATTGCGGCGTTGATTGTCGGTCTGGGGTCGTTGGCGGTGTCGCGGGGTTCGCGGATCGACCATGACTCGGCGCTGGCGATTTTGTATACGGCGGCGTTTTCGGGCGGGATTGTGATCTTGCGGAGGATCGGCGTGCAGAGTGAGCTTTCCGAGTGGTTGTTTGGCAGCATCATGCACATGAGCAATGGTGACCTTTGGGTGTCGTTCATTATTGCGTTGGTGGCTCTGACGGTGATGACCGCGTTACAGAGGCCGTTGGTGATGATGTTGTTCGAGCCCAACGTGGCGGCTTCTCTCGGGGTGCCGGTGCGTGCGTTGAACTACTTGCTGATGGGCTTGTTGATTCTGATTTTGATCAGTTCGCTCCAAGCGGTGGGGTGCATTCTGGCGCTCGGTCTGCTGGTGACTCCGGCGGCGATCATGTTTTTGTTCACCAACGCGACCTCCAAGTTGTTTTGGGGCGGTGGGGTGATCGGCGCGGTGGTTTCGGTTTCGGCAATTTTCATCGGCTGGTGGGCCGACATCGAGCAGGGACCGACGATCGTCCTGTTGCTGGGCGCTGCGTTTGCGGTGGCCTTCGTGGTGAGCCCTCGCTATGGCGTGTTGAAGAAGAGCGCATGA
- a CDS encoding metal ABC transporter ATP-binding protein, giving the protein MSHETHDNCAHCGHHHELVVNGLCVNYREHRALSDVSLASSCGNCVALVGPNGAGKSTLLKTIAGLMTPASGEVLWRGAQVAKWSREIAYLPQREQIDWSFPITVRGVVEMGRYPQTGWWRSFRKDDDRMVAEAIEQMHLEDLADRQISELSGGQQQRAFIARALAQQAHVLLLDEPFTGLDRPAAEGLIEVLKRLAGEGRLVVASHHELATVPDIFDEVLIVAREQVAFGQVSETFTWDNIRKAYGGQLRLTPDLEAAFNEAAKHHPAGVANGATL; this is encoded by the coding sequence ATGAGTCACGAAACCCATGACAATTGTGCGCACTGCGGTCATCACCACGAGCTGGTGGTGAATGGTCTGTGTGTGAACTATCGTGAACACCGCGCGCTGAGTGATGTCAGCCTGGCGAGCTCGTGCGGTAACTGTGTCGCGCTGGTTGGTCCCAATGGCGCCGGTAAGTCCACCTTGCTCAAGACGATTGCCGGACTGATGACGCCTGCTTCCGGCGAGGTGCTCTGGCGGGGTGCCCAAGTGGCAAAATGGAGCCGTGAAATCGCGTATCTGCCGCAGCGCGAACAAATCGATTGGTCGTTTCCGATCACGGTGCGTGGTGTGGTGGAAATGGGGCGCTACCCGCAGACGGGGTGGTGGCGTTCGTTCCGCAAGGACGATGATCGCATGGTGGCCGAAGCGATCGAGCAAATGCATTTGGAAGATTTGGCGGACCGTCAGATCAGTGAGCTTTCCGGAGGGCAGCAGCAGCGGGCGTTCATTGCGCGGGCGTTGGCCCAGCAGGCTCATGTGCTGTTGTTGGACGAGCCCTTCACCGGGCTGGACAGGCCGGCGGCTGAGGGGTTGATCGAGGTGCTCAAGCGCTTGGCGGGCGAGGGTCGCCTCGTCGTGGCATCGCACCACGAGTTGGCAACCGTTCCTGATATTTTCGATGAGGTGCTGATTGTGGCGCGTGAGCAGGTCGCGTTCGGGCAAGTGAGCGAGACATTCACTTGGGACAACATTCGCAAGGCGTACGGCGGGCAGTTGCGGTTGACGCCTGATCTGGAGGCCGCCTTTAACGAGGCTGCAAAACATCACCCGGCTGGGGTGGCAAATGGGGCGACCCTCTGA
- a CDS encoding metal ABC transporter substrate-binding protein — protein MTNQPAQKRWATAWIGLVAMWLVGLVAAEPAMRVTALHPLMADLAGKVGGTRVEVIDLVGEDRNPHHLELRPSDMQMIQSSALVLAAGKGMETSLGALRDTLGADGPEVVEVGRKIPSLRVGDESIYACCPTHGAGGVDPHWWHSIGHTERAARIVAAAFGKVDPAGKAEYKKNAAKYAAELRQLKAWASKQLAVVPRDKRKLVTAHTAFGYFAKEFGFEVVAVQGLNPEQDATAKDLAAASKILREEGVAAVFPERGGRNKGVISLQRETGVKLGEPLIADGASSFVAMIRHNVEAIADGLGE, from the coding sequence ATGACGAATCAACCTGCGCAGAAAAGATGGGCAACCGCCTGGATCGGGCTGGTGGCGATGTGGCTGGTCGGCCTGGTGGCGGCCGAGCCGGCGATGCGCGTGACTGCGCTGCATCCGTTGATGGCGGACTTGGCGGGCAAGGTTGGCGGTACTCGTGTGGAGGTGATTGATTTGGTGGGCGAGGACCGGAACCCACACCACTTGGAGCTGCGTCCTTCGGACATGCAGATGATTCAGTCGTCGGCGCTGGTGTTGGCGGCTGGCAAGGGGATGGAGACGAGCCTTGGAGCGTTGCGTGACACTTTGGGGGCGGACGGTCCGGAGGTGGTGGAGGTCGGGCGGAAGATCCCGTCGCTGCGGGTGGGGGATGAGTCGATTTATGCCTGCTGTCCGACTCACGGTGCCGGCGGGGTGGACCCGCATTGGTGGCACAGCATCGGGCACACCGAGCGTGCAGCTAGGATTGTGGCTGCGGCATTCGGCAAGGTCGATCCCGCGGGCAAAGCCGAGTACAAGAAGAATGCAGCGAAGTACGCTGCCGAGCTGCGTCAGCTGAAGGCTTGGGCATCGAAGCAACTGGCGGTGGTGCCGCGCGACAAGCGCAAGTTGGTAACGGCGCACACAGCATTTGGTTATTTTGCCAAGGAGTTCGGCTTTGAGGTGGTAGCGGTGCAAGGATTGAACCCAGAGCAGGATGCGACCGCCAAAGATTTGGCGGCGGCTTCGAAAATTTTGCGTGAGGAAGGGGTGGCTGCCGTGTTCCCCGAGCGGGGCGGGCGCAACAAAGGAGTGATTTCCCTGCAGCGGGAGACAGGCGTGAAGTTGGGCGAGCCGCTGATTGCCGACGGTGCGTCGAGCTTTGTAGCGATGATCCGCCACAATGTGGAAGCGATCGCCGACGGGCTGGGTGAGTAA
- a CDS encoding GDSL-type esterase/lipase family protein, whose translation MNQLKWIYFLVLVFAGVVGVSALELAAPFSSHMVLQRDAGIPVWGTAAPREKVTVTFGGQQVAGRADQDGKWRVALEPMPAAAQGGELKVVGSSGELVLQDVLVGDVWVATGQSNMRWRLKDCTGGREAAAAADDTAIRVLNYEGTLHPGGQKYSVDFLKKMTIETYYQAPGWQAATSKVVPGFSGVGYHFARRLRESVDVPIGVVHFAVGGSPIEAHIPREAMERSPLLRDFLGDWFKNEDYPQWCRQRAAHNVAHWLADPQLKKKSPPHPFAPHFLWDAGVARFLPLPVKGVLWYQGESNATVDGGGGAPVPVEVNRDKFEVLVRAWRAAWKNDKLPVYHVQLPGLNRPWAPFREAQLEATRRLDNVGMAVAIDVGHPTDVHPRNKKPVGERLALLALSMTYGEDVVANGPLYKRSVFKNGRGFIDFEFSQGMRAADGGDLVGFEIAGRDKVWHPAAARVSNGYIEVASPEVRDPIAVRYGWANDPVCNLVNEAGLPASPFRTDDWDDVKPSGNVERGQVKRAKTAPKRDVIRVACIGDSITFGSGIANRGENSYPARLQKLLGDRYEVRNFGNPGRGVVKKSMRGKQKRAFLFMKEHQDALKFEPHIVICNLGINDIMDWKKFGKDDFVGDYRELLQQYKALNTYPRVLVWGPLAPLFPGQKFFGDPGVEEINQAIAKAAAAEQVTLIDMAKPLAGHPEWFPDHIHPNADGAKVIAETVSKVIQE comes from the coding sequence ATGAACCAATTGAAATGGATTTACTTTTTGGTGCTGGTGTTTGCCGGTGTGGTGGGCGTGTCCGCGTTGGAACTCGCAGCGCCATTTTCCAGCCACATGGTGTTGCAGCGGGATGCCGGGATTCCGGTCTGGGGGACTGCGGCCCCTAGGGAGAAAGTGACGGTGACGTTTGGCGGGCAGCAGGTGGCTGGTCGGGCGGATCAGGACGGAAAGTGGCGTGTGGCGTTGGAGCCGATGCCAGCGGCTGCCCAGGGGGGCGAGTTGAAAGTGGTGGGCTCCAGCGGGGAGCTGGTGCTGCAGGATGTATTGGTTGGCGACGTATGGGTCGCAACCGGGCAGTCCAACATGCGGTGGAGGTTGAAGGATTGCACGGGGGGGCGCGAAGCCGCAGCGGCTGCCGATGATACTGCGATCCGGGTTTTGAATTATGAGGGAACCCTGCATCCGGGCGGGCAGAAGTACTCGGTGGATTTCTTGAAGAAGATGACGATCGAGACCTATTACCAGGCACCGGGTTGGCAGGCGGCAACATCGAAGGTGGTGCCGGGGTTCTCCGGGGTGGGTTATCATTTCGCGCGGCGTTTGCGCGAGTCGGTCGACGTGCCGATCGGGGTGGTGCATTTCGCGGTGGGTGGATCGCCGATCGAAGCGCATATCCCGCGCGAAGCCATGGAGCGCTCACCGCTGCTGCGGGACTTCCTTGGCGATTGGTTCAAGAACGAAGACTATCCTCAATGGTGTCGGCAGCGCGCGGCTCACAATGTGGCGCACTGGTTGGCAGATCCACAGCTGAAGAAGAAGTCTCCGCCGCATCCATTCGCTCCCCATTTTCTCTGGGATGCTGGGGTTGCCCGCTTTCTGCCACTGCCTGTGAAGGGCGTGCTCTGGTATCAGGGGGAATCGAATGCCACAGTCGATGGAGGAGGTGGTGCGCCGGTGCCGGTTGAAGTGAACCGGGACAAGTTTGAAGTGCTGGTGCGGGCATGGCGCGCGGCATGGAAGAACGACAAGTTGCCCGTGTATCATGTGCAGTTGCCTGGCTTGAACCGGCCGTGGGCACCATTCCGTGAGGCACAGTTGGAGGCTACGCGTCGGCTGGACAATGTGGGGATGGCCGTAGCGATCGACGTGGGGCATCCGACCGACGTGCACCCGCGCAACAAAAAGCCGGTGGGTGAGAGGCTGGCTTTGTTGGCTCTCTCAATGACCTATGGCGAGGACGTGGTCGCCAATGGCCCGCTGTACAAGCGCAGTGTGTTCAAGAACGGGCGAGGGTTTATCGATTTCGAGTTCAGCCAGGGGATGCGAGCTGCGGATGGTGGGGATTTGGTTGGCTTCGAGATTGCGGGGCGGGACAAAGTCTGGCATCCGGCTGCGGCGCGGGTTAGCAACGGCTATATCGAAGTGGCGAGCCCCGAAGTGCGGGACCCTATCGCGGTGCGCTATGGCTGGGCGAACGATCCGGTCTGTAATTTGGTCAATGAGGCCGGGCTACCAGCGAGCCCGTTCCGTACCGATGACTGGGACGACGTGAAGCCGAGCGGAAATGTCGAGCGCGGTCAGGTGAAGCGTGCAAAGACAGCCCCAAAGCGTGATGTGATCCGCGTGGCGTGTATCGGAGACAGCATCACTTTTGGCTCGGGAATTGCCAATCGGGGCGAGAATAGCTATCCGGCCCGGTTGCAGAAGTTGCTCGGAGATCGTTACGAGGTGCGCAACTTTGGAAATCCGGGGCGGGGCGTGGTGAAGAAGTCGATGCGTGGAAAACAGAAGCGGGCGTTTCTGTTCATGAAGGAACATCAGGATGCCCTGAAGTTCGAACCTCACATTGTGATCTGCAATTTGGGCATTAACGATATCATGGACTGGAAGAAGTTCGGGAAGGACGACTTCGTTGGCGACTACCGCGAGTTGCTGCAGCAGTACAAGGCGCTGAACACCTATCCGAGGGTGCTGGTTTGGGGGCCGTTGGCTCCACTCTTTCCCGGTCAGAAGTTCTTCGGAGATCCAGGTGTGGAGGAGATCAACCAAGCGATCGCCAAGGCGGCGGCTGCCGAGCAGGTGACGTTGATTGATATGGCGAAACCTCTGGCAGGACATCCGGAGTGGTTCCCTGATCACATCCACCCGAACGCCGACGGGGCGAAGGTGATTGCTGAGACGGTGTCCAAAGTGATTCAGGAATAA